The following are encoded in a window of Streptococcus pasteurianus genomic DNA:
- a CDS encoding ammonium transporter, with amino-acid sequence MDAGSIAFMIICASLVFLMTPGLAFFYGGLGRRKNVINTMMMCVIPIAVASVMWMICGYSLSFGGDGSLIGNFSHLFFNGVSETASTRGLEIPDALFAAFQMMFPIITVAILTGAAAGRMRFTPLIIFIIFWLLLVYFPFAHMVWDEGLLAQWGTIDFAGGDVVHITSGVSGLVLALVLGKRRDYNRLEYRPHNVPFVFLGAGLLWFGWFGFNAGSALAADGLAVHAFVTTHISAAAAMLSWLLVEKVLTGKFSLVGASTGLVAGLVAITPGAGFVSTWSSLLIGLCVSPVCYFAISVLKSKFGYDDALDAFGCHGIGGIFGGLVTGLFTTPELALDGNNIGLIYGNAHLFLVIVAAIIFTIVWSAVATFVIIKVISIFTSIRVEDRAEAIGLDDSEHEETAYPTFMGLDS; translated from the coding sequence ATGGATGCAGGAAGTATAGCTTTTATGATTATCTGTGCTAGCCTAGTCTTTTTGATGACACCAGGTTTAGCATTCTTCTATGGTGGTTTAGGGAGACGCAAAAATGTCATTAATACAATGATGATGTGTGTGATTCCGATTGCTGTTGCTTCAGTAATGTGGATGATTTGTGGGTATTCCCTTTCATTTGGTGGTGATGGAAGCCTAATTGGTAATTTCTCGCATCTCTTTTTCAATGGTGTTAGCGAAACGGCTAGCACACGTGGTTTAGAAATTCCTGATGCGTTATTCGCAGCGTTCCAAATGATGTTTCCAATCATTACGGTTGCCATTTTAACAGGAGCGGCAGCAGGACGTATGCGTTTTACACCTTTGATTATTTTCATCATTTTCTGGCTTCTCTTGGTTTATTTCCCATTTGCTCATATGGTCTGGGATGAAGGGCTTTTGGCTCAATGGGGAACAATTGACTTTGCTGGTGGTGATGTCGTTCATATTACCTCTGGGGTTTCAGGTTTGGTTTTGGCATTGGTACTTGGAAAACGTCGAGATTATAACCGTTTAGAATACCGTCCGCATAACGTACCATTTGTTTTCCTTGGTGCAGGTCTTCTCTGGTTTGGTTGGTTTGGATTCAATGCTGGTTCTGCCCTTGCAGCAGACGGGCTTGCAGTCCATGCCTTTGTCACAACACACATTTCAGCAGCGGCAGCAATGTTGTCTTGGTTGCTTGTTGAAAAAGTGTTAACTGGAAAATTCTCACTTGTCGGTGCTTCAACAGGATTGGTAGCAGGGCTTGTCGCTATCACGCCAGGAGCAGGTTTTGTTTCAACGTGGAGCTCTCTTCTCATCGGTCTTTGCGTTAGCCCAGTTTGTTATTTTGCGATTTCAGTTCTTAAGAGTAAATTCGGTTATGATGATGCTTTAGATGCCTTTGGTTGTCATGGTATCGGAGGGATCTTTGGTGGTTTGGTAACAGGACTTTTCACTACACCAGAACTCGCTCTTGACGGAAACAATATCGGTTTAATCTATGGTAATGCGCATTTATTCCTAGTAATAGTAGCAGCTATCATTTTTACAATTGTTTGGTCAGCGGTAGCAACTTTTGTTATTATTAAAGTGATTTCAATCTTCACAAGTATTCGTGTTGAGGATCGTGCGGAAGCTATTGGTCTTGATGATAGTGAGCATGAAGAAACAGCTTACCCAACATTTATGGGGCTTGATTCATAA
- a CDS encoding methylated-DNA--[protein]-cysteine S-methyltransferase, translating into MLRKLVYQSELGEIVVLANEKGLLGCYFLGQKYFEYGYEREKIIEETTIFLDEAKVWLDDYFTGKNPDPSRLTLVPYGTAFQRKVWKVLVQIPYGETMTYGEIAEKINCGSAQAVGGAVGKNPLSIIVPCHRVLGNQGQLTGYAGGVERKCWLLEHEKANF; encoded by the coding sequence ATGTTAAGAAAGTTGGTTTATCAGTCTGAGTTAGGAGAAATAGTCGTATTAGCTAATGAAAAAGGGCTCTTAGGTTGCTATTTTCTAGGACAAAAGTATTTTGAATATGGTTATGAACGCGAAAAAATTATTGAAGAAACGACCATTTTTTTAGATGAGGCAAAAGTTTGGTTGGATGATTATTTTACTGGTAAAAATCCCGACCCGAGTCGATTGACCTTGGTGCCTTATGGTACGGCTTTTCAGAGGAAAGTTTGGAAAGTCTTAGTACAAATTCCTTATGGGGAGACAATGACCTATGGAGAAATTGCCGAAAAAATTAACTGTGGTTCGGCGCAAGCCGTTGGTGGAGCTGTAGGTAAAAATCCCTTGTCTATCATTGTTCCTTGTCACCGTGTTTTAGGAAATCAAGGGCAATTAACAGGCTATGCTGGCGGAGTAGAGCGAAAGTGTTGGCTATTGGAACATGAGAAAGCTAATTTTTAG
- a CDS encoding PSP1 domain-containing protein, with amino-acid sequence MTEVLSVKYEETGSIVYVLPNKKYKLGDYVVVKNKKGCRLAQVVTSNEVIDEVKLPAEMDSVTRLANEKDKQAYQENIDLAKRSFSTVNELILANDLKMKVIDIIFPLERSCVLITFSAEERVDFRQLLRDLAGHFKTRIELRQINSREEAKVYGGLGPCGRALCCSSFLGEFPPVSIKMVKNQGMSLSTGKTSGICGRLMCCLSFEDDFYKASKRKFPDVGTEIETVDGLGVIAGIDVFSDTVKVRFPEKHTLLTYALEEVKVRG; translated from the coding sequence ATGACAGAAGTATTGAGCGTAAAATACGAAGAAACAGGCAGTATTGTCTATGTTTTACCAAATAAAAAATATAAACTCGGCGATTACGTCGTCGTCAAAAATAAAAAAGGGTGTCGTTTGGCGCAAGTTGTCACTAGCAACGAAGTCATTGATGAGGTCAAATTACCTGCTGAGATGGATTCTGTAACACGTCTTGCCAATGAAAAAGATAAACAAGCTTACCAAGAAAATATTGATTTAGCGAAGCGTTCGTTTTCAACGGTTAATGAGCTAATTTTAGCTAATGACCTAAAAATGAAAGTGATTGATATTATTTTCCCTTTGGAAAGAAGCTGTGTGCTTATCACGTTTTCAGCAGAAGAACGTGTTGATTTTCGTCAATTGCTACGTGATTTAGCAGGTCATTTCAAAACAAGAATCGAACTTCGTCAAATCAACAGCCGCGAAGAAGCTAAGGTTTATGGTGGTCTTGGACCGTGTGGTCGTGCCCTTTGTTGTTCAAGTTTTTTGGGAGAATTTCCACCTGTGTCTATTAAAATGGTCAAAAATCAAGGAATGTCACTCAGCACAGGAAAAACATCAGGTATCTGTGGGCGTTTGATGTGTTGTTTGAGTTTTGAAGATGACTTTTATAAAGCCTCTAAGAGGAAATTCCCTGATGTAGGAACGGAGATTGAAACAGTTGATGGCTTGGGAGTTATTGCAGGGATTGATGTGTTTTCTGATACCGTCAAAGTTCGTTTTCCAGAAAAACACACGCTCTTAACCTATGCTTTAGAGGAGGTCAAAGTACGTGGATAA
- a CDS encoding LysR family transcriptional regulator substrate-binding protein yields the protein MQFNATDALEQLLNRQLDIALAITSSLPNITELEATFLYQSPIYLVVENSHPLSTLKTAKSTDLNNQTLMVSQISPKELKEAQEKVISKSQVKTFDSPNHSSTITNILSGRGVCLVPGFLKDNTPNLMWIPFEETSGIACSIVKRKDNHREVVQDFQKLLNKLLQDN from the coding sequence GTGCAGTTCAATGCTACGGATGCTCTCGAACAATTGTTAAACAGGCAACTGGACATAGCACTGGCTATCACTTCATCATTGCCAAACATCACAGAATTGGAAGCAACTTTTTTATACCAAAGCCCGATTTACTTAGTTGTTGAAAATTCTCATCCCCTATCAACTTTGAAAACAGCTAAATCTACTGACCTCAACAATCAAACTTTAATGGTCAGCCAAATCAGCCCCAAAGAACTCAAAGAAGCTCAGGAAAAAGTAATCTCTAAATCCCAAGTAAAAACCTTTGATAGCCCAAATCACTCATCTACCATTACCAATATTTTATCTGGTCGTGGGGTTTGCCTCGTCCCAGGATTTTTAAAGGACAATACACCAAATCTCATGTGGATTCCCTTTGAAGAAACATCAGGAATCGCTTGCTCTATCGTCAAACGAAAAGATAATCACCGAGAAGTTGTCCAAGATTTTCAAAAATTACTAAACAAACTCCTGCAAGATAATTAA
- a CDS encoding P-II family nitrogen regulator has protein sequence MKKIEAIIRSDRLEDLKDALSKAGFTKGMTVSQVLGYGNQRGFAEYVRGQKIVPTLLAKVKVEIVTHDAAVDEIVDIICKAVRTGEVGDGKIFILPIEEVVRIRTGERGGDAV, from the coding sequence ATGAAAAAAATAGAGGCGATTATCCGTTCAGACCGTTTGGAAGATCTCAAAGATGCCTTATCTAAAGCAGGATTTACCAAGGGAATGACAGTCAGTCAAGTGCTTGGTTATGGAAACCAACGCGGTTTTGCAGAATATGTTCGTGGTCAAAAGATTGTGCCAACTTTGCTTGCGAAAGTAAAAGTTGAAATTGTGACACACGATGCGGCGGTTGATGAAATTGTGGATATCATCTGCAAAGCTGTTCGTACAGGTGAAGTTGGAGATGGTAAAATTTTTATTCTTCCGATTGAAGAAGTTGTCCGTATTCGGACAGGAGAACGAGGTGGTGATGCCGTTTAA
- a CDS encoding DUF6440 family protein produces the protein MVLLVDREIGVEYLGVTAGLGNPSGITPLLNADGTPKINTEWQNHQL, from the coding sequence TTGGTTCTGTTAGTTGACCGTGAAATTGGAGTAGAATATCTTGGAGTGACGGCTGGTCTAGGTAATCCTTCGGGGATAACACCTTTACTTAATGCGGATGGGACACCTAAGATTAATACAGAATGGCAGAACCATCAGTTATAG
- the rsmI gene encoding 16S rRNA (cytidine(1402)-2'-O)-methyltransferase, which produces MKVQKSFKNQTTYGQLYLVPTPIGNMQDMTYRAVEILKNADFVCAEDTRNTGLLLKHFDISAKQISFHEHNAYEKIPELIALMKEGKILAQVSDAGMPSISDPGHDLVKAAIAEEITVVAIPGASAGITALIASGLAPQPHIFYGFLPRKAKQQKEFFEAKKQYPETQIFYESPYRVADTLDNMLAVYGDRKIVLVRELTKLFEEYQRGCISEILEYIAQNPLKGECLIVVSGQDEIATLEEISENINPAELVAQLIEAGDKPNQAIKKIAKTYGLNRQEVYNAYHQL; this is translated from the coding sequence ATGAAAGTACAAAAAAGTTTTAAAAATCAGACAACCTATGGCCAGCTGTATCTTGTTCCAACACCGATTGGCAATATGCAAGACATGACTTATCGTGCCGTGGAAATACTAAAAAATGCTGATTTTGTCTGTGCAGAAGACACTCGCAATACAGGGCTTTTGCTGAAACATTTTGACATTTCAGCCAAGCAAATTAGCTTTCATGAACACAATGCCTATGAAAAAATTCCTGAATTGATTGCTCTGATGAAAGAAGGAAAAATTTTGGCACAAGTGTCTGATGCTGGGATGCCTTCTATTTCTGACCCAGGTCATGATTTAGTAAAAGCAGCTATAGCTGAAGAGATTACTGTCGTTGCTATCCCAGGGGCTTCTGCTGGGATTACGGCGCTTATTGCGAGTGGCTTAGCACCGCAACCACATATTTTTTACGGTTTCTTGCCAAGAAAAGCTAAGCAGCAGAAGGAATTTTTTGAAGCTAAGAAGCAGTATCCTGAAACACAAATTTTTTATGAATCACCTTATCGTGTCGCAGATACATTGGACAATATGTTAGCAGTATATGGTGATAGAAAAATTGTTTTGGTTCGTGAGTTGACAAAGCTTTTTGAAGAATACCAGCGCGGATGCATCTCAGAAATTTTGGAATACATTGCCCAAAATCCTTTAAAAGGAGAGTGTTTAATCGTTGTATCTGGTCAAGATGAGATAGCGACATTAGAAGAAATATCAGAAAATATTAATCCAGCTGAACTCGTTGCTCAGTTAATCGAAGCTGGGGACAAGCCAAATCAAGCCATTAAAAAAATTGCTAAAACTTACGGCTTAAACCGTCAAGAAGTTTACAATGCTTATCATCAACTTTAA
- the yabA gene encoding DNA replication initiation control protein YabA: protein MDKKELFDAFDGFSQNLMITLAEIEAMKKQVQSLLEENTALRLENDKIRTRLAQLEQDTPAKSSKQGKRYIEGIYHDGFHICNDYYGQRRENDEECMFCMEVLDRE, encoded by the coding sequence GTGGATAAAAAAGAATTATTTGATGCCTTTGATGGTTTTTCACAAAATTTAATGATTACCTTAGCTGAAATTGAAGCCATGAAAAAACAAGTGCAATCACTACTAGAGGAAAATACAGCTTTGCGTCTTGAAAATGATAAAATTCGCACGCGTCTAGCTCAACTTGAGCAAGATACACCAGCTAAATCTTCTAAGCAAGGAAAACGATATATCGAAGGCATTTACCATGATGGTTTCCATATTTGCAATGATTATTATGGTCAACGTCGTGAAAACGATGAAGAATGTATGTTTTGTATGGAAGTTTTAGATAGGGAGTAA
- the serC gene encoding 3-phosphoserine/phosphohydroxythreonine transaminase — protein sequence MTIYNFSAGPAVLPKPVLEQAQREMLDYQGSGMSVLEMSHRSKEFDNIIKEAEQLLRELMAIPDNYKVMFLQGGASTQFTMLPLNLAKGRKAYYLVGGSWGKKAYAEAVKLSKTVPFEPLLLASSEDTVYDHIPTFDSKDIDPEAAYVHITTNNTIEGTSIYDLPDTNGVPIVADMSSNILAVRYNVEDFALIYAGAQKNIGPAGVTVVIVREDFLNDEPTLSAMLDYRIQAEAGSLYNTPPAYNIYIAKLVFEWVKAFGGVDKMEAANREKSGLLYDFIDQSDFYTNPVKNPAERSVANIPFVTPSKELDAKFVAEATPLGFKNIKGHRSVGGMRASLYNAFPRQGVLDLIEFMKKFEAENK from the coding sequence ATGACAATTTACAATTTCTCTGCAGGTCCTGCAGTGTTACCGAAACCAGTGCTTGAACAAGCACAGCGTGAAATGCTTGACTACCAAGGTAGCGGCATGAGTGTTTTAGAAATGTCCCACCGTTCCAAAGAGTTTGATAATATTATTAAAGAAGCAGAACAATTATTGCGTGAATTAATGGCTATTCCAGATAATTATAAAGTGATGTTCCTTCAAGGTGGTGCATCTACGCAATTTACAATGCTTCCTTTAAACCTTGCTAAGGGACGTAAGGCATATTATCTAGTTGGTGGTTCGTGGGGTAAAAAAGCTTATGCAGAAGCTGTTAAATTGTCCAAAACTGTTCCTTTTGAACCATTGCTACTAGCATCATCTGAAGATACAGTATATGACCATATTCCTACTTTTGATTCAAAAGATATTGATCCAGAAGCTGCTTATGTTCACATCACAACAAACAATACAATTGAAGGAACGTCTATTTATGATCTTCCTGATACAAATGGTGTGCCAATTGTAGCGGATATGTCTTCAAATATTCTGGCTGTACGTTACAACGTTGAAGATTTTGCTTTGATTTATGCAGGTGCCCAAAAGAACATCGGTCCTGCAGGGGTTACAGTTGTAATCGTCCGTGAAGATTTCTTGAATGATGAACCAACGCTTTCTGCTATGCTTGATTACCGTATCCAAGCAGAAGCGGGTTCACTTTACAATACACCGCCTGCATATAACATCTATATTGCAAAACTTGTTTTTGAATGGGTGAAAGCTTTCGGTGGTGTTGATAAAATGGAAGCTGCTAACCGCGAAAAATCAGGTTTGTTGTACGATTTCATTGACCAATCTGACTTCTATACAAACCCTGTTAAAAATCCAGCAGAACGTTCAGTAGCTAATATTCCATTTGTAACACCAAGTAAAGAACTTGATGCTAAATTTGTTGCTGAAGCAACACCGCTTGGATTTAAAAATATCAAAGGTCACCGTTCTGTGGGTGGTATGCGTGCTAGTCTTTACAATGCATTCCCACGTCAAGGGGTACTTGATTTGATTGAATTCATGAAAAAATTTGAAGCTGAAAATAAATAA
- a CDS encoding DNA polymerase III subunit delta', which translates to MELEHLQPQLFKEFNQILKSDRMNHAYLFSGDFASFDFALYFAKSRFCENLQDSLPCGKCRECQLIAENEFSDVKVVKPSGQVIKTDTIRELMRDFSRSGFEGKSQVFIIQNCEKMHVNAANSLLKFIEEPQSSSYMILLTSDENKVLPTIKSRTQIFRFPKNKPLLIEQAEKAGVLKIQAEILAELSKTPEHLDEMMQDKKVLDVIQTCERFVTVLFKEKMLAYLETGRLVQVALEKSDQELVFQLLPLFLAKQFNQKESLVYLEKSFKAQQMWKSNVSFQNALEYMVIS; encoded by the coding sequence ATGGAATTAGAGCACTTGCAACCCCAACTTTTTAAAGAGTTTAATCAAATTTTGAAATCAGATAGGATGAACCACGCCTATCTTTTTTCAGGGGATTTTGCGAGCTTTGATTTTGCTCTTTACTTTGCTAAAAGTCGTTTTTGCGAAAACCTCCAAGATAGTTTGCCATGCGGGAAATGCCGTGAATGTCAGTTAATTGCGGAAAATGAATTTTCGGATGTTAAGGTTGTCAAACCAAGTGGGCAAGTCATCAAAACTGATACGATTCGTGAATTGATGCGTGATTTCTCACGTTCAGGTTTTGAAGGCAAATCACAAGTTTTCATTATTCAAAATTGTGAAAAAATGCATGTTAATGCTGCAAATAGCCTTTTGAAATTCATTGAAGAACCACAAAGTTCTTCCTACATGATTTTGTTGACTAGTGATGAGAATAAAGTTTTACCGACGATTAAAAGTCGAACACAGATTTTCCGTTTTCCGAAAAATAAGCCACTGTTGATCGAGCAAGCTGAAAAAGCTGGAGTTTTGAAAATACAAGCAGAAATATTAGCAGAATTGTCAAAAACACCGGAGCACCTTGATGAAATGATGCAAGATAAAAAAGTATTGGATGTCATTCAAACTTGTGAGCGTTTTGTCACGGTTCTGTTTAAAGAAAAAATGCTGGCTTATTTAGAAACAGGGCGTTTGGTTCAAGTTGCTTTAGAAAAGTCTGACCAAGAACTTGTTTTTCAACTCTTGCCGCTATTTTTAGCAAAGCAATTTAATCAAAAAGAAAGTTTGGTTTATTTAGAAAAAAGTTTTAAGGCGCAACAAATGTGGAAAAGTAATGTGAGTTTCCAAAATGCGCTAGAATATATGGTGATTTCATGA
- the tmk gene encoding dTMP kinase — protein sequence MKNGIIISFEGPDGAGKTTVLEQVLPVLQEKGYDIITTREPGGVEIAERIRDVILDVNHVAMDNKTELLLYMAARRQHYVEKVLPALEAGKVVLIDRFIDSSIAYQGAGRGLDKDIIRRLNDFATDGRKPDLTLYFDVESEIGLARIAKNAEREVNRLDLEKLDMHKRVREGYLALTEQEKRIVTIDASRELAEVVSETLHTILEQLAKNE from the coding sequence ATGAAAAACGGTATAATCATTTCATTTGAAGGCCCAGATGGTGCTGGAAAAACCACAGTTTTAGAACAAGTCCTTCCAGTTTTGCAAGAAAAGGGCTATGATATTATAACCACACGTGAACCTGGTGGTGTCGAAATTGCAGAGCGTATTCGTGATGTCATCTTAGATGTTAACCACGTTGCTATGGATAATAAGACAGAGTTGCTCTTGTATATGGCTGCAAGACGTCAACATTATGTTGAAAAGGTTCTGCCAGCTTTAGAGGCTGGTAAGGTGGTCTTGATTGATCGTTTTATTGATAGTTCAATTGCTTACCAAGGTGCTGGACGTGGCTTGGATAAAGATATCATTAGGAGATTAAATGACTTTGCAACAGACGGTAGAAAACCAGATTTGACGCTTTATTTTGATGTTGAATCAGAAATTGGTTTAGCCAGAATTGCTAAAAATGCTGAGCGTGAAGTTAACCGACTTGATTTGGAAAAATTAGACATGCACAAGCGTGTTCGAGAAGGTTATTTAGCCTTGACTGAACAAGAAAAACGTATTGTGACTATTGATGCGTCACGTGAATTGGCAGAGGTCGTGTCAGAGACACTTCATACCATTCTTGAACAGTTAGCAAAAAATGAGTAG
- a CDS encoding arsenate reductase family protein codes for MFTFYEYPKCSTCRRAKAELQELGVDFVAVDITVDTPKAEQLEEWIENSTYTIKNFFNTSGQVYRALGLKDKIDSLSIDEAASLLASDGMLIKRPVLVKDNQVLQLGHRKSYAELLEK; via the coding sequence ATGTTTACTTTTTATGAATATCCAAAATGTAGTACGTGTCGCCGTGCTAAGGCGGAATTGCAAGAATTAGGTGTTGATTTTGTAGCTGTCGATATTACAGTCGATACCCCAAAGGCAGAACAATTGGAAGAATGGATTGAAAATTCAACATATACTATCAAGAATTTTTTCAACACTAGCGGACAAGTCTACCGTGCCCTTGGTTTAAAAGATAAAATCGATAGTTTGTCAATTGATGAGGCAGCAAGCCTCTTGGCTTCAGATGGTATGCTCATCAAACGTCCAGTACTGGTTAAAGATAATCAAGTCTTACAACTTGGCCACCGCAAATCCTATGCAGAATTGCTAGAAAAATAA
- a CDS encoding GNAT family N-acetyltransferase: MEIRQAFPNEVDQIMLVIEDARKQLAASGSNQWQGKYPDEDTIYDDVLTGQGYVALLDGQIVAYAAVITDGDPAYDKIYDGQWKHNNHRYITFHRVAVLSSVTGRKVAQTFLQGLIEGTDGHDFRCDTHEKNGAMQHIFEKLGYVYCGKVPIDGERLAYQKIKTKDENALYQEVDEADHHSY; encoded by the coding sequence ATGGAAATTAGACAAGCTTTTCCAAATGAAGTCGACCAAATCATGCTCGTTATTGAGGACGCACGAAAACAATTGGCAGCAAGCGGTAGTAATCAATGGCAAGGGAAATATCCTGATGAGGATACGATTTATGATGACGTTTTGACTGGTCAAGGGTATGTAGCCTTATTAGATGGGCAAATTGTAGCCTATGCAGCTGTTATCACTGATGGTGATCCTGCTTATGACAAGATTTACGATGGTCAGTGGAAACACAATAATCACCGTTACATCACATTTCACCGTGTTGCTGTTTTGTCTAGTGTGACTGGTCGAAAGGTTGCTCAAACATTTCTTCAAGGATTGATTGAAGGAACTGATGGACATGATTTCCGTTGTGACACCCATGAAAAGAATGGTGCCATGCAACACATTTTTGAGAAACTTGGTTATGTCTATTGTGGAAAAGTGCCAATTGATGGTGAACGTCTAGCTTATCAAAAAATTAAAACTAAGGATGAGAATGCTCTCTATCAAGAAGTTGATGAGGCTGATCATCATAGTTATTAA
- a CDS encoding copper homeostasis protein CutC: MIIKEFCAENTTLLNQLNQSVKRVELCDNLAVGGTTPSYGVIKEAARYLHEKDIALATMIRPRGGNFVYNDSELRIMEDDILRAVELESDSLVLGLLTEDNHIDQDGIEQLLPATQGLPLVFHMAFDQIPLEEQKEALDQLVKLGFTRILTHGSTQNNDIFENVAHLKDLVDYADGRIEIMIGGGVTADNYQELIEKTGAQAAHGTKIN; the protein is encoded by the coding sequence ATGATTATCAAAGAATTTTGTGCTGAAAATACAACACTTCTCAATCAACTCAATCAGTCTGTTAAACGCGTTGAACTTTGTGATAATTTAGCCGTTGGAGGTACAACGCCATCTTATGGTGTTATCAAAGAAGCGGCACGCTACCTGCATGAAAAAGACATCGCACTAGCAACAATGATTCGTCCTCGCGGTGGTAACTTTGTCTATAATGATAGCGAACTTCGCATCATGGAAGACGATATTCTTCGCGCCGTTGAACTTGAAAGTGACAGTTTAGTTTTGGGATTATTAACAGAAGATAATCACATTGACCAAGATGGTATCGAACAACTTCTTCCCGCCACACAAGGACTACCACTTGTTTTTCACATGGCTTTTGACCAAATTCCGCTTGAAGAGCAAAAAGAAGCACTCGACCAATTGGTTAAATTAGGCTTTACACGTATTTTGACACACGGATCTACTCAAAATAATGATATTTTTGAAAATGTCGCTCACCTTAAAGATCTTGTTGATTACGCTGACGGTCGTATTGAAATCATGATTGGTGGCGGTGTCACAGCTGATAATTACCAAGAACTTATTGAAAAAACTGGTGCTCAAGCAGCACACGGAACAAAAATTAATTAA
- a CDS encoding 3-phosphoglycerate dehydrogenase family protein, whose protein sequence is MVYSVKTFNNINQVGLKELGNHFQIDGELAENPDAYILRSQNLHGTVFPENLKAIARAGAGTNNIPIDEATAAGIVVFNTPGANANAVKEAVLASILMSARDYIAANAWVNTLSGDDVPKQVEAGKKQFAGNEISGKTLGVIGLGAIGGRIANYAQRLGMNVLGYDPYVSIETAWNISHHVKRVADVKEIFANSDYITVHVPLTDETRHTFDSEAFGLMQKGTVVINFARGELVDNAALFEAIAAGVVKRYITDFGTEELLNKDKITVFPHVGGSTAEAELNCAIMAGKTIRQFMETGEITNSVNFPNVHQALTAPYRITLINKNVPNIVAKISTAVSDLGINIDNIINRSKGDYAYTLLDLDETDKAKIDHLVANFESSDNIVRVRLITKK, encoded by the coding sequence ATGGTATATAGTGTTAAAACGTTTAATAATATTAATCAAGTAGGGCTTAAAGAATTAGGAAATCATTTTCAAATTGATGGTGAGTTAGCGGAAAATCCAGATGCCTATATTCTTCGTAGTCAAAATTTGCATGGAACAGTATTTCCAGAAAATTTAAAAGCGATTGCGCGTGCAGGTGCAGGAACAAATAATATTCCGATTGATGAAGCAACGGCAGCAGGGATTGTAGTCTTTAATACGCCTGGTGCAAATGCTAATGCTGTAAAAGAAGCGGTTCTTGCTTCTATCTTGATGTCAGCGCGTGACTACATCGCTGCTAATGCGTGGGTAAACACCCTTTCTGGTGATGATGTTCCAAAACAAGTCGAAGCTGGTAAGAAACAATTTGCTGGTAATGAAATTTCTGGTAAAACGCTAGGCGTTATCGGACTTGGTGCTATCGGTGGTCGTATTGCTAACTATGCACAACGTCTTGGTATGAATGTTCTAGGGTATGACCCATATGTTTCTATTGAAACAGCTTGGAATATTTCTCATCACGTCAAACGTGTGGCTGATGTTAAAGAAATCTTTGCGAATTCTGATTATATCACTGTTCATGTGCCTTTGACAGATGAAACACGCCATACATTTGATAGTGAAGCATTTGGTTTGATGCAAAAAGGAACGGTTGTTATCAATTTTGCGCGTGGTGAATTGGTTGACAATGCAGCACTTTTTGAAGCTATTGCAGCTGGTGTTGTGAAACGTTACATTACTGATTTTGGGACAGAAGAGTTGCTTAACAAAGATAAAATCACAGTTTTCCCTCACGTAGGTGGTTCAACGGCTGAAGCTGAACTTAATTGTGCGATTATGGCTGGTAAGACAATTCGTCAGTTCATGGAAACAGGTGAGATTACTAACTCTGTTAACTTTCCAAATGTGCATCAAGCATTGACTGCACCATATCGTATCACATTGATTAATAAAAATGTGCCAAATATCGTCGCTAAAATTTCAACAGCGGTCTCTGACTTAGGCATTAATATTGATAATATCATCAATCGCTCAAAAGGTGACTATGCTTATACGCTACTTGACCTTGATGAAACTGATAAGGCGAAAATTGATCACTTAGTTGCTAATTTTGAATCTAGCGATAATATCGTTCGTGTACGTTTAATCACGAAAAAATAA